One region of Luteolibacter rhizosphaerae genomic DNA includes:
- a CDS encoding ExbD/TolR family protein has translation MGGGGGGGDGEPEFQIAPMIDVLLVLLVFFVMITSAEVLKVDKNLTLPVSANAKKKEPEMAKHEVAVNLRYDANTNKGVLTMDDVVHEDWQEVVPILQAIKVKDPLTRVVVRGDKGLPAGEIQRVMNLIGEAGIADIAFASSNK, from the coding sequence ATGGGTGGTGGTGGAGGTGGAGGAGACGGGGAACCGGAGTTCCAGATTGCCCCGATGATCGACGTGCTGCTCGTGCTGCTCGTGTTCTTCGTCATGATCACCTCGGCCGAGGTGCTCAAGGTGGACAAGAACCTGACGCTGCCGGTCTCGGCGAATGCCAAGAAGAAGGAGCCCGAAATGGCCAAGCATGAAGTGGCGGTGAACCTCCGCTACGATGCCAACACCAACAAGGGCGTCCTGACCATGGACGACGTGGTCCATGAGGACTGGCAGGAAGTGGTCCCCATCCTTCAAGCCATCAAGGTGAAGGATCCGCTCACCCGCGTGGTGGTCCGCGGTGACAAGGGCCTGCCTGCCGGAGAAATCCAGCGCGTCATGAACCTGATCGGTGAAGCCGGCATCGCCGACATCGCCTTCGCATCCTCCAACAAGTGA
- a CDS encoding MotA/TolQ/ExbB proton channel family protein, translated as MKLTSKAALAFTLLCPMTAFAADAAHAEGKKESLLTLYSEGGWVMHVLLICSIAMVWLIIDVWIRTNRPKMTPPEDVATAQDRFRAGDYVGAYQEMKAAVSPYAEVVRAGLGSIGHGKDATEEAIYSTVDKINSTLQTRINYLSVIGVCAPMIGLLGTVFGMKGAFGELGTGSLSGGVGPLAGHIGEVLVATATGLLVAIPAFMAFYFLRNKLQGAIHQLQDESERLFRNAPYEYLQNTDVGQEETYAALPNWIENPEG; from the coding sequence ATGAAACTGACCTCCAAGGCTGCTCTCGCCTTCACCCTCCTCTGCCCGATGACCGCATTTGCGGCCGACGCCGCCCACGCCGAAGGCAAGAAAGAGTCCCTGCTCACTCTTTACTCGGAAGGTGGCTGGGTCATGCACGTGCTGCTGATCTGCTCGATCGCCATGGTCTGGCTCATCATCGACGTGTGGATCCGCACGAACCGCCCGAAGATGACCCCGCCGGAAGACGTCGCCACCGCCCAGGACCGCTTCCGTGCCGGTGACTACGTGGGCGCCTATCAGGAGATGAAGGCCGCCGTCAGCCCCTACGCGGAAGTCGTCCGCGCCGGCCTCGGTTCCATCGGTCACGGCAAGGATGCCACCGAAGAAGCGATCTACTCCACCGTGGACAAGATCAACTCCACGCTCCAGACCCGCATCAACTACCTCTCCGTTATCGGTGTCTGCGCCCCGATGATCGGTCTGCTCGGTACGGTGTTCGGTATGAAGGGCGCCTTCGGCGAACTGGGCACTGGCAGTCTCTCCGGCGGCGTCGGTCCGCTGGCCGGCCACATCGGTGAGGTGCTCGTCGCCACCGCTACCGGTCTTCTCGTCGCCATCCCGGCCTTCATGGCCTTCTACTTCCTGCGCAACAAGCTGCAGGGTGCCATCCACCAGCTTCAGGACGAGTCCGAGCGCCTCTTCCGCAATGCTCCCTACGAGTATCTCCAGAACACCGACGTGGGTCAGGAAGAAACCTACGCCGCCCTGCCGAACTGGATCGAGAATCCGGAAGGCTGA
- a CDS encoding tetratricopeptide repeat protein translates to MASPGLVMAQAPAPPAAPVAPATLNRLFSEAEKAFGSKEYGVAAGKLTELIKALAAAPNAKSPELQPTLEMLHFNLGLAQLLGGNPAEAEKAFDDCAKKFPKGDYTSRCFLGIGRAAIEQGSDEKRPVAIEALKKAALDPKFRTEAGLSLGQVYIQNDQAEEALKVFRTLMGSDVRTPQQTAAAVEVIGLLAETSQLDDLVVYLDRLIAQPGVRDAIAWYTNQVVVKGDNMVGSENYEAALAIYRSIPSREQILKIQGASLESMRKELDLLKKRMAAEEKRPVEQRSNVGEQVTMTEASLKLNEEAKKAIEDLKDLDAALLMRRGRCYYYMDRFEEALLCFRTLREKHADAKDAQSAAYAEIVIYNMTKDTAKIRELSNAFLTKYPDAPNIEQVATLAGEVLVQTGKWDEVLKFYEDLAAKFPQSPSLDRFSFYQAVAKFQLGEFLPSAEMLEKFLKDFPSSTLKENAMYRIAMAYFLSNKYKETLQWCRNYLDTFPEGHYAGDMYYRLAFIDSNDKEVDQSKNIIDNLSGYLAKRPDDAAAGSMLSLMADTWKKMKPTDPKDQEKSAKELKNYEDEALKCYIQAVWTNSPDDVIQYAMDSATSILQGRKDWQGIADLHGKFLKERPDHQMALMSANWVSKAMTRLGKPEEGAQLLSEMMSKNIGNPEKEQVEFLITEIVKAMVPRKRTPELAQELDTKLNEMLTKAAEGKENSTTNARIYYGRAQLALAMRDTSKAEGYLTGIANDESIPADALSPALLSACGEILLKSGNLDRAEEMFRRLADRYKESGFSDAGPVGLGQVALARKEPQKALEIFDDALTNIPGMSRFKEATYGKLVALRDLEKYDEAEALALQIAGDRSFRGPFVPKSYMILADVLRQKAKKQDTKGSIETLKKAHGYLQRVYLTAGKEPEIAAEAMYRAYETAKDLGDRELAQKTLDELKANPKLKDTEFGKKALTAQ, encoded by the coding sequence GTGGCCTCACCCGGATTGGTGATGGCACAAGCTCCCGCGCCCCCGGCTGCACCGGTGGCACCAGCTACTCTCAACCGTCTCTTCAGCGAGGCCGAGAAAGCCTTCGGCTCGAAGGAATACGGTGTCGCCGCCGGGAAGCTTACCGAACTCATCAAGGCCTTGGCCGCCGCGCCGAACGCGAAGAGCCCCGAGCTCCAGCCGACCTTGGAGATGCTCCACTTCAATCTCGGCCTGGCCCAGTTGCTCGGGGGCAACCCAGCCGAGGCCGAAAAGGCCTTTGACGATTGCGCCAAGAAGTTCCCCAAGGGTGACTACACCAGCCGCTGCTTCCTCGGCATCGGCCGCGCCGCGATCGAACAGGGGTCGGATGAAAAGCGCCCCGTCGCGATCGAAGCCCTCAAAAAAGCCGCTCTCGATCCGAAGTTCCGCACCGAGGCCGGCCTCTCTCTCGGCCAAGTCTACATTCAGAACGACCAGGCGGAGGAAGCGCTCAAGGTTTTCCGCACCCTCATGGGCTCGGACGTCCGCACTCCGCAGCAGACCGCCGCGGCCGTGGAGGTCATCGGCCTGCTAGCTGAAACCTCCCAGCTCGACGACCTCGTCGTCTATCTCGACCGCCTGATCGCCCAGCCGGGCGTCCGCGATGCCATCGCTTGGTACACCAACCAGGTCGTGGTGAAGGGCGACAACATGGTGGGCAGCGAGAACTACGAGGCCGCCCTCGCCATCTACCGCTCCATCCCCTCCCGCGAGCAGATCCTGAAGATCCAGGGCGCCTCGCTGGAAAGCATGCGCAAGGAGCTCGACCTCCTCAAGAAGCGCATGGCCGCCGAGGAGAAGAGACCCGTCGAGCAGCGCTCGAACGTGGGTGAACAAGTCACTATGACGGAAGCCTCGCTAAAGCTGAACGAGGAAGCCAAGAAGGCGATCGAGGATCTGAAGGACCTCGACGCCGCGCTGCTGATGCGCCGCGGCCGCTGCTACTACTACATGGATCGCTTCGAGGAAGCCCTGCTCTGCTTCCGCACCCTGCGCGAGAAACACGCCGACGCGAAGGACGCCCAGTCCGCCGCCTACGCGGAGATCGTCATCTACAACATGACGAAGGACACGGCGAAGATCCGTGAACTCTCCAATGCCTTCCTGACCAAGTATCCGGACGCGCCGAACATCGAGCAGGTCGCCACCCTCGCCGGTGAAGTCCTGGTCCAGACCGGCAAGTGGGACGAGGTGCTGAAGTTCTACGAGGATCTCGCCGCGAAGTTCCCGCAGTCCCCTTCGCTCGACCGCTTCTCCTTCTACCAAGCCGTCGCGAAGTTCCAGCTCGGCGAGTTCCTCCCCTCCGCGGAGATGCTGGAGAAGTTCCTCAAAGACTTCCCGAGCAGCACGCTCAAGGAAAACGCGATGTATCGCATCGCCATGGCCTACTTCCTCTCCAACAAATACAAGGAGACGCTGCAGTGGTGCCGCAACTACCTCGATACCTTCCCGGAAGGCCACTACGCGGGCGACATGTACTACCGCCTGGCATTCATCGACTCGAACGACAAGGAAGTCGACCAGTCCAAGAACATCATCGACAATCTCAGCGGCTATCTCGCCAAAAGGCCGGACGATGCGGCCGCCGGTTCCATGCTCAGCCTGATGGCGGACACGTGGAAGAAGATGAAGCCCACCGATCCGAAGGATCAGGAGAAGTCCGCCAAGGAACTCAAGAACTACGAGGACGAAGCGCTCAAGTGCTACATTCAAGCCGTCTGGACCAATAGCCCGGACGACGTGATCCAATACGCCATGGACTCGGCCACCTCGATCCTGCAGGGCCGCAAGGACTGGCAGGGCATCGCGGACCTCCACGGCAAGTTCCTGAAGGAGCGTCCGGATCACCAGATGGCGCTGATGAGCGCGAACTGGGTCTCCAAGGCGATGACCCGCCTCGGCAAGCCCGAGGAAGGTGCCCAGCTCCTCTCCGAGATGATGTCCAAGAACATCGGCAACCCGGAGAAGGAACAGGTTGAATTCCTCATCACCGAGATCGTCAAGGCGATGGTGCCGCGCAAGCGCACCCCCGAGCTGGCCCAGGAGCTGGACACCAAGCTCAACGAAATGCTGACCAAGGCGGCCGAGGGCAAGGAGAACTCCACCACCAACGCCCGCATCTACTACGGCCGCGCCCAGTTGGCACTTGCGATGCGCGATACCTCGAAGGCGGAAGGTTATCTCACCGGCATCGCCAATGACGAGAGCATCCCTGCCGACGCCCTGAGCCCGGCCCTGCTTTCCGCCTGCGGTGAGATCCTGCTCAAGAGCGGCAATCTCGACCGCGCGGAGGAAATGTTCCGCCGCCTCGCCGACCGCTACAAGGAATCCGGCTTCTCCGATGCCGGCCCGGTCGGCCTCGGTCAGGTCGCCCTCGCCCGCAAGGAGCCGCAGAAGGCGCTCGAGATCTTCGATGACGCGCTGACCAACATCCCCGGCATGTCCCGCTTCAAGGAAGCCACCTACGGCAAGCTGGTGGCCCTGCGCGACCTCGAGAAATACGACGAGGCCGAAGCCCTCGCCCTGCAGATCGCAGGTGACCGCTCCTTCCGCGGACCCTTCGTTCCGAAGTCCTACATGATCCTCGCCGATGTCCTGCGCCAGAAGGCCAAGAAGCAGGACACCAAGGGCAGCATCGAAACCCTGAAGAAGGCCCACGGCTATCTCCAGCGCGTCTACCTCACCGCCGGCAAGGAGCCCGAAATCGCCGCCGAGGCGATGTATCGCGCTTACGAAACCGCGAAGGATCTCGGCGACCGCGAACTCGCTCAGAAGACCCTCGACGAGCTGAAGGCGAACCCAAAGCTCAAGGACACTGAATTCGGCAAGAAGGCCCTCACCGCTCAATAA